The genomic stretch GTCCGAAATAAGTTGACCTTTCAAATGGATCAAAGCCTGCAAACTAGAGATAATAACACTGTTAACCAGATTCAGTTAACTTTCATCAGCATGATGCCTGAGAAATGAATATTTTGCATGCCTGTGCTATTAGCCTATTACCCGGTACATGACCTCTACCCCATAATCTGGGCGGGGTTTATCATTGTATTTCAAGGCCTCAAGTTGGTATTCCACTGCTTCTTCTGCATTATACTGAAAGATGGAATATTATTCTAAAGGTGTAAATTTAAGACTTTAATATATATACTGTTCTTTTTGTAGAGGAATACATATGATACTTGAAAGTTCGTTCCAGTTAGGGACTTACATTCAACCTGGGGCCAAAAGGCTTCTTCTTGCGTGTTTCAAGCCTGAAGTAGAATGAGAAGGATAAGTCAGGGAAACAATAGAAAGATCTCCTATGGTAATACCAGCCTAACTGTTACATATAAGGATGTTCAATTAGCTTCCTGCCTACAAGCATACCCAATAGGAAAAGTTACACATGTCAGAACTGCCTACTTTATCTTCTAACTTCAATTTGTGCAGATGTTATCTGGCAATCCCATTGCTTGGCAGTTATTTATGCAACTCTAAGGTAAAAGTAAAATGCCCATGGAGAATACGTAAAATAAAGTTAATACCACTACCTTTTTGATCAGATAAGTTACAGCGACAGATCAacaaagataaaataaaatggcGCGCTAAaaacgtgcagttgacacacattCCACATGGAAGAAATGGCTGGACCGCTGGATAGAATCAACGTGGATATTGGGTTAGTTGCTTGTACCTTAAAGCTAGGACTTCAATTGGATAAGATTTGGTATATTAAGCAAAAGATTGAGTTTGCTGCCCGTAGGAGATAAGTGATCATTTTATTTTAAATCCCTCTACACAAGGGGTATTAAAGAGCTATGCTGCCTAGTGCCCTCTGACACACCAAGAAACCCCTCCCCCCAAATGCCCTCCTTCTCCTATCAACCAAATCCCTCCCTACTTACTTAGACCGACAGAATCAGTTCAAAACATAATTATCAGATCTAACTGTCATACTGTTGGTATGGCTACTTAAACAAATCCAACTGAATGAGTAGCTGGCATAATGCCTTCCACTCTGCAGCCATGCATGTATTATTTATAGCTGTAAGATTGTTTTTTGATGGCCAATAGCTGTAAGGTTGTGACTGTTTAGCAATTGAATCCATGAATTGGACTAACGAATATTGGTATGGCATCATTTGACAGAACACCAAATTGTGACGTTGGGTCGGTATACTTCATCTAGGCCTCCAGTTATGAAAACAATGAAGGATTGCGGGTTCAACTTGGCTTTATCAAACTGTGAAGCCAGCAGTTCATTTAGATTTAGTTTGACTGTCTGACAGTATTTGTCAGATCTGCACAATGCAACTGCATGAATGGTGCCAATTCTTATCATCGTCGCTAAGAATAACATGTTATCATAATTACACTGGCATCAAAACTGATCGAGTTAAGATACACATCTGAATTGACAGTCTGTTGAGAACATGGAAGGCTTTTTTCCTTCCTAGTTTTGATCTGACCATGAGCAGTGAGTATATACCCCATGGTAAGGTGGCAATGCTGCTTCTTTCAGGTTCCCTCCTAAGACACACGTACTAAAATGCTATAGAAGAGAGAACAAGACCTAAAAATGTGTCATCCTACAGGTCAAATTCCTGCCCGGCGACCCTACCATACAAATTCCCCAGTCTGCTACCAGGCAATCTAATCAAACTGACGTAACTGCATACTTACGCATCCAGAACAAGAAATAAACCACGAAAGCACAATCGCAGGCAAAACGGGGGCACCAACCAATCGGAGGAGAGGAAGTCCGGCACACCGGAGTCGGAAGCGGAGGCGGAGACTCTGAACCGGGCTGCAGATGCAGCTGCAGTCAGGGCCGGCCGCGCCGAGATGAATCCTCCGCGTGAGCCACAGCTAACCGGAGCCGGCAGCCGCAGGGGAGCGATCGCAGGAGCGGGCGACGCCATTGCAGCCACTGTGGTTTCGTGTCCCCTTTCTCCTCTCTCTCCGGGTAACTCCGTCCACTGACCAGTGAATTCTCCTAACGGGCCGAGAAGACTCCACGTCCAACCTAAAAGCCCACTCAAGCCCAGCATCGCACGAGGCCCATTATTGGCTTATCCGTTGGTCGCGCCGAGAGCAAGCGGCCACCATGGCGCCAGCTCCTCCCCCAAACCTCTGCTAAACCCCGCCGGCCATGcccgccacctcctccaccaccaccaccaccgccagaaATGCCTCCTCCGGCCACCGCCAAGCCGCACCTGAACCCACCCCTCCTCCGCACCCCGCACCTCCTCCCGCCCGCGCGCCACCTCGCCACGAGGAGCAGGCGCCTGggctccgccaccaccaccgccccgcCGAGCGTGGCCGTACACGCGGCggaggcggcaccggaacccacgTCCTCCGACCCCAGCGCGGAGCTACGGAAGCTCTGCGTCCACGGGCAGCTCCCGCAGGCGCTCGCGCTGCTCGAGTCctccccggcgccgccggacgAGGACGCCTACGTGGCGCTCCTCCACCTCTGCGAGTGGCGCCGCGCGGCGGGCGCCGGGATGCGCGCCTGCGAGCACGCCGACGCCGCGCACCGCAGCTTCGGCCTCCGCCTCGGGAACGCCATGCTCAGCATGCTCGTCCGGTTCGGGGAGTCGTGGCACGCGTGGCGGGTGTTCGCCAAGATGCCCGACCGCGACGTCTTCTCCTGGAACATCATGGTGGGCGGCTACGGCAAGGCGGGCTTCCTGGAGCAGGCGCTCGACCTCTACCACCGGATGCTGTGGGCCGGGGTCAGGCCCGACGTCTACACCTTCCCCTGCGTGCTCCGCACCTGCGGGGGCCTCCCGGACTGGCGGATGGGGAAGGAGGTGCACGCCCACGTCCTCAGGTTCGGGTACGGGGTCGAGGTCGACGTGCTCAACGCGCTTGTCACCATGTATGCCAAGTGCGGGGATGTCGCGGCTGCGCGGAGGGTGTTCGATGGTATGGCCCTGACGGACTGCATCTCGTGGAATGCGATGATTGCTGGGCATTTTGAGAACCATGAGTGTGAGGCGGGGCTGGAGCTGTTTCTTGACATGCTGGAGGATGAAGTGCAGCCGAATCTCATGACGATAACCAGCGTGACTGTTGCTTCTGGGTTGCTGGCTGACCTCGATTTCGCAAAGGAAATGCACGCGTTGGCAGTAAAGAGAGGGTTCGCTGCTGATTTTGCGTTCTGCAACTCCTTGATTCAGATGTATTCGAGCCTTGggaggatgggggaagcatgcacAGTATTCGCAAGAATGGAGACCAGAGATGCCATGTCATGGACAGCCATGATATCAGGGTACGAGAAAAACGGCTTCCCGGACAAAGCTCTTGAGGTGTATGCGCTGATGGAAGTGAACAATGTAAGTCCTGATGATGTTACTGTAGCGAGTGCTCTTGCTGCCTGTGCTTCCTTGGGGCGATTGGATGTTGGCATCAAGTTGCATGAGATTGCTACAAGCAAGGGCTTCATCAGGTACATCGTAGTTGCAAACGCACTCCTTGAAATGTATGCAAAGTCCAAGCACATCGACAAAGCTATCGAAGTTTTTAAGTACATGCCTGACAAGGATGTAATATCATGGACTTCAATGATCGCAGGCTTTTGCTTTAACCAGAAGTGCTTCGAGGCTCTGTTCTATTTCCGGCATATGCTGGCAGATGTAAAACCCAACTCTGTTACTTTCATCGCTGCTCTGGCTGCTTGTGCTGCTACTGGGTCTTTGAGGTGCGGTAAAGAGATCCATGCACATGTTTTAAGGCGAGGCGTTGCATCTGAAGGTTATGTGCCCAATGCTCTTCTGGACCTGTACGTGAAATGTGGCCAGACAGAATATGCTTGGGCGCAGTTCAGTGCGCATGGTGAAAGGGATGTTGTATCTTGGAATATCATGCTTGCTGGGTTTATTGCTCATGGACATGGAGATATTGCTTTGTCATTCTTCAGCGAGATGTTGGAATCTGGAGAGCATCCGGATGAAGTTACATTCGTTGCTCTGTTGTGTGGGTGCAGTAGGGCTGGAATGGTTAGTCAAGGTTGGGAACTTTTTCACAGCATGACTGAGAAATACTCGATTGTTCCAAACCTCAAGCACTATGCATGCATGGTTGATTTACTGAGCCGTGTTGGCAGATTAACAGAAGCTTACGACTTCATAGCCAGAATGCCTATCACACCAGATGCTGCTGTATGGGGAGCCTTGTTGAATGGGTGTCGGATACACCGGCATATTGAACTTGGAGAGCTTGCTGCGAAATTTGTCCTTGAGTTGGAACCTAATGATGCTGGGTATCATGTTCTTTTGTCTGATTTATATGCTGATGCTGGCAGGTGGGCTGAAGTGGCTAGAGTGAGAAAAACCATGCGAGAAAAGGGATTGGAGCAAGACTATGGATGTAGCTGGGTTGAGGTTAAAGGAGATATCCATGCATTTCTTACAGATGATGAGACACATCCacagatcaaagaaataaatgctGTTCTACATGGCATATATGAGCGGATGAGAGCATCTGGTTTTGATCCTTTTGAATCTCATTCTTTAGAAGATAAAGAAGTGTCCAAGGATGACGTGTTATGTGGCCATAGTGAAAGACTAGCTGTTGCTTTTGGTTTGATCAATACCACACCTGGCACCTCTATTTCTGTCACAAAGAACCAGTACACTTGTCACAGCTGTCATGGTATATTGAGGATGATTTCTAAGATTGTTCGAAGAGAGATAACTGTCAGGGACACTAAGGAATTCCACCATTTTAGGGATGGAAGTTGTTCGTGCGGAGGTTCAGGCTAAGGAAACTATAATATGTGGCCACATGATAATACTCACCTCGGTTCTGAATCACCGGTACAGAAGACTTTTGCAACAAGCATTGGGAAATTGATATAGCAATATAGTCAATAGCAAGTAGAAGGCTAGCTTTGATATGGCACCATGCCCACCAGCAAGACTGCTTGCTGCTCAGATAGACATAGCTTATGTTTCGGGTTATATGTAGAGGGTCCATGCAAATTTGCAGCTTGGTACATTGTAAAAGATGGTGAAAAGTTATCCCAGATGTTGGCAATTCAGCTCGAACATATGTTGACCTTGCAGAAAGTAATCTATTTCTTTCTGTGTTTTTACCATTTAAGTTACAAAAGCTCCTGTTATTCCTTTGTTAATTCTTTTTATTGTTCCTTCCTTGCAGTCTCCTGATGAATTGCGTCTTGGAGATGTTTTTCTTCCGTCAACTTGCCAAAAAAAACCAAGTAAGCTTAATGTAGTAAGGAAGGGCAGGATAGTTGAGTGCAGAATGTTTTGTCCAATAGGAATAACTGTAATTGTAATGCCTGTCATGTGTCAACTATAGGCTGTATCATTGTGGAGCTGCATTTTTTGCTGGTTTCATGTTAGTTAGTCCATGTGAAACTAGGTACTTCAATATTTTGAGATTACTTGGTGTGCCATTGTGGACCGATCGCTAGCTCAGTGGTGGTGTTACTATCTATCTTTTTAAATAATGTATATTAATTACATAGAAATTGTATCATTACAGTCATGCTAGATCAGCTTCGACAGGGATGCACCTTGCACAACATCACATCACCCTTTATTCAAAATTTAGCTAAACCGTGGGCAACCTGGTTTGCCCATCTATGAACTTTCTGAAAGTT from Lolium rigidum isolate FL_2022 chromosome 4, APGP_CSIRO_Lrig_0.1, whole genome shotgun sequence encodes the following:
- the LOC124647592 gene encoding uncharacterized protein LOC124647592; amino-acid sequence: MLGLSGLLGWTWSLLGPLGEFTGQWTELPGERGERGHETTVAAMASPAPAIAPLRLPAPVSCGSRGGFISARPALTAAASAARFRVSASASDSGVPDFLSSDWLETRKKKPFGPRLNYNAEEAVEYQLEALKYNDKPRPDYGVEVMYRFAGFDPFERSTYFGRQFDLGQFERFRRIFHHSTYRVLLAHKEREILSRLWVEENQFKQRVWVRGARPEEEEIFQFTMIQRVGGSWDGYWLTESLTNDDGDAFAGGVAY
- the LOC124647593 gene encoding pentatricopeptide repeat-containing protein At1g15510, chloroplastic-like; this translates as MPPPATAKPHLNPPLLRTPHLLPPARHLATRSRRLGSATTTAPPSVAVHAAEAAPEPTSSDPSAELRKLCVHGQLPQALALLESSPAPPDEDAYVALLHLCEWRRAAGAGMRACEHADAAHRSFGLRLGNAMLSMLVRFGESWHAWRVFAKMPDRDVFSWNIMVGGYGKAGFLEQALDLYHRMLWAGVRPDVYTFPCVLRTCGGLPDWRMGKEVHAHVLRFGYGVEVDVLNALVTMYAKCGDVAAARRVFDGMALTDCISWNAMIAGHFENHECEAGLELFLDMLEDEVQPNLMTITSVTVASGLLADLDFAKEMHALAVKRGFAADFAFCNSLIQMYSSLGRMGEACTVFARMETRDAMSWTAMISGYEKNGFPDKALEVYALMEVNNVSPDDVTVASALAACASLGRLDVGIKLHEIATSKGFIRYIVVANALLEMYAKSKHIDKAIEVFKYMPDKDVISWTSMIAGFCFNQKCFEALFYFRHMLADVKPNSVTFIAALAACAATGSLRCGKEIHAHVLRRGVASEGYVPNALLDLYVKCGQTEYAWAQFSAHGERDVVSWNIMLAGFIAHGHGDIALSFFSEMLESGEHPDEVTFVALLCGCSRAGMVSQGWELFHSMTEKYSIVPNLKHYACMVDLLSRVGRLTEAYDFIARMPITPDAAVWGALLNGCRIHRHIELGELAAKFVLELEPNDAGYHVLLSDLYADAGRWAEVARVRKTMREKGLEQDYGCSWVEVKGDIHAFLTDDETHPQIKEINAVLHGIYERMRASGFDPFESHSLEDKEVSKDDVLCGHSERLAVAFGLINTTPGTSISVTKNQYTCHSCHGILRMISKIVRREITVRDTKEFHHFRDGSCSCGGSG